atagaaaacattttttgtttatcattttaaaagaCAACCTATTGGCCAAGTAATCTAGAAGTGCTTTCTATTAAGTTAGTATCTATTTCTTGAGGTATAATGCTGGGCAGTTAATAAATAACGGGTCATGCAGATGGGCTACAGTAGCACAAGACCACACCGgctgccactcctgtcagctgaaaacaggaaactgaggctacgaTTTATAGAAGAAGATTTAATATAAGATTGAAAACTTTTGTCCTTTCTGATGAGTCTCCACTTCTGCttcaacattcagatggtagggtcaaaatttggcataaacaacatgtccatgtccatccctttatggcTACAGTGTACCATCATCTCATAGCTGCTTCCAGCAAGATAGTGCAACATATCTCAAAGGTCAAATCCTCTCAAATGGCCTTCACAGTTACTACATTtcaatccagtagagcaccGTTGTGATGTACTGTGATGGGAGACTCAGATCATGGATTTCCAGCCACAAAATAAAGTCAGTCTATCCAATCTCAGTGTACAGACACAGCCAGCATATAGACAACTTTGTCCTTTAGGTGATCAAGCATAACAAAGATAACTGACTTTTTGCCCTTTTGAAgtacaataaacacaaacacacactttttaaTGTTCTCCATCACATCCGGATACAGAAATCAACTCACCAGGGAGAAGGCGTTGATGGTGTGGTACATGGGGCTCTGTCGTGGCACCGTGCTCCGATAGCGCAGTAGCATGAGAAGGCAAGCCAGGCCGTTCAGCAGAGAGGCCAACGCGGATGCCGGCTCCTCAAAACACAAGAAGCGTGCAAACGGCCActgtaggggaaaaaaataattcgTCCACAATTTCAGATTTGACTGAAATCAATGAAATCTCACAGAATACATAAAAGCGGACAGCATATTCTTTATTGATCAACCTTGGGTAGGAGTGTGTGATATTTGAGTAACAAACCTTGCCGTGGAACTGTGGGACCCTGTACCCCTCAGCCTGGTAAAGGCCGACTGTGGTCCACATGCACTGATAGCGGCAGTCGTCACGGCACGTCCAACCTGAACAAAGAGAGGAGCTGAGTGCAAGCACATCAGAGCTGCAAATTTTGGTATTGATCGGATACAACTAAATACAGGGCCAGCATTGTTGACACCGATAACAATATCTGAATCATTATTAATTTGCAAACTCTGAACACAGTTTAATGACCATTAAAtcactgtaatttttttaagttcTACAAAAATTAGTTAACACAATTCAAATCAACTCAATTTTACTTGTAGCACCCAGTCACGACAACAGTTGaattaaggtgctttatattgtaagataaacgccctacaataatacagagaaaaccccaacaatcaaccttatgagcaagcactttggtgacattgggaaggaaaaactcccttttaacacgaagaaacctccagcagacaCAACAAAAGACATCTTTCAGATTTTCATGTAATTTGAAACCAGGTGTTTTGGAAACCTGGAATGCAAATGTGCCTGTCTCTACAGCACGTTGGGTCAGcgtctgttgtttaaatgtgctataggctaTAAATCAAATAGACGTGCCAGTCAACACAACAAGATTCACacgttttttgtttggtttttttatagCCCATACTTAAGGtgtattttgtcattttcataaaaattattaaacacaattcagtgggctacatactgaacttagaGGATAGCAACAAAGAATCGATCCTATTGCACTAAGATCGATCTGATACCAATACCAGCGTTGGTCGATATTTGGATGATCCCATCACTTCTCCATTCACAAAGCAGGGGATCACGCTGAATTCCCCTTACACTAAATAAGCTTGAGTGATCATCAATATAATAAGCATGGAAGCTGTTTCAATTCTTGTATAGCAGTGAATAAACTTAAATACACAAGCAACTACAAAAGGCATTTCCTGGATATTTTATACAACTTTAAGCATAgaggtaaaagaaaacaatttattaaatatttaaagggGTTGCCTTTTGGCTAACTAGTTGTGTAGACACAGCACAGAAAAGTTAATAATGGCAGAAGGGTGGGGTGACAATAGAGCTGTTGGGAGAGCTTGACCAGCCTGAAAATCTGGTTTTTAGTCTTGAAGGCCATGAAACAAGGtcacaattttctttttaaagacatgTGAAGACTAAAAGTCACACATGTAGGCATCAGTACAAAGCACCTGCATGCACGAGTGAATATAATGAACGTAAACAGCAAATTAATGGGGGTCAGTTAGCAAATGTTGCTATACACATATATGCATGTACAAGTTGCCACAATATTAATAAGCACTGATGGAAAAATCTATTGCTAGCAAGGTAAGTTAGCTTAACTTACCTGCCAACAAGAGCAACTCACCTGTCAGCGCCATGTACTGCGGCTGGGCAGACAGGAAGCCGTTTAGCCGAGCTCCGGTGCAGTTTGTGCGGATACACTGCTTCACACAGTCTCGGTAAACCGGCTCCTTGTCGCCTTGAGAGGATTGCACAGTGGTCACCGACATCAGGAGCAAGAGGACGGTGACCACAGCGGGGAGTGTGACAGATGTGCCGCGGAGTGAAACCACAGAGGCCATGGCGGTTCTTCTGGGCCCGTCAGGATTCACGAAGGCACGACCGGACGACAGCGGCGTGAAGCCTACAACGCGCATCACCACGGGGCCATCCCCAGTTTGTGCGGACAAACCAGGCCTGAAATGTGTTACAGTACCGCTGATGGACCGGGAAATGCCCACTCTTCCTCTGCTCCCCTGAGCTCAGCCAAGTTTCAAACTCGAACAGCGTTTCCTGTCGAcatttcaaaattaaaacaacattCCCGGAAGCGTAGTTGCTCAAGTTGTAGTAACCTATATCATACAGGTCTCAGCTAGTATAACTTAACAAATTCTTCTCATAAACATAATTTCTACGTCGTAATACGGCTTATTTGATAAATTCTGGCTAATATCTTAAGATtggttgcttttattttgaaggcggAAAGTTTTGTCGCAAAAACCTTTACATCCTGATTCAGTCGGCAACGTCACCAGGTCACGTGACCCATTGatcttttgatttttaaataataataataataataatatataaaattgttatgataataataataatatgtttattttattgtatataaTACTAACCATTTGTTACCATTTTctttcaatttttatttttataatttctctaattcattttttcttcctgtcctTTGTACTGCTGCTGTAACAAATGAATTCCTCCAATGATGGATTAAATAACGTTTATGTAtaatagtttattattattattattattattattattattattattattattattattattatcatcatcatcatcatcatcatcatcatcataacaacaacaataataatatcagAAACTGCACCAGATTTGTCTGGGATTCATTCATGACAGAAATTCATTaatatatttagattttatttttttgcaaaagtttttttcctttcctggaAACGAAAATGGGAATTCCATTTTTTAGTCTAAATGAGGTATTACACTGCAGGCTGGCCAGTTTAGCATCCAGACGCTTTCCCTTCAGAGGTGTGTTGTTGGAATCATTGCAGAGTGTTTTGCTGACAGTAAAAAGAAATCATCTTAATGGTTTTATATAGCTTTCCAAAACATATGTATCATTCAGCTTTAATGGTGCCTTCACAGATATATAGCTTGTCTGTTGGACGTGCACTGATCCAGCTGTGCGCCAATAACAAACCAGCTTGGTGAGATCCACTTTTTCCACTTTTCACTGACTCTGTCGTAAAGAGCTCATGGCTGAGAAGATGACGCCATTTCTCAACAATGTTTAAAtacttccttttcttttttttcatgattgagttttattttacattGCAGTGTCAAACTGTGCTCACTGACAGTGAcagcagattttctttttcacaacCGGTTGCCATGGTTTTCACTAGGAAATCACGTCTGCTGCTTGCCACagcattttgttttgtattttggtcttATCTCCAAATATTTTGAATCTTCTGATAATATAAATAACTGTAGATGGTGTCTTCATGCATGCTCAATCAACCAGATTAGtgaatcccaaaaggttgattctgttcatctggacgtatcgttgtcagtgggagaaacgtttcgtaactcattcaagtgacttcttcaatcTCAGCTGACTCAGCTGACTCAGCTGAGACTGCAactgactgaagaagtcacttgttCTTTCTTGTTCGTAACTCATCGAAACATTTCGATGAGttacgaaacgtttctcccactgacaacgctacgtccagatgaacagaatcaaccttttgggaacTGTAGATGGTCTTTTTCTTCCATCATTTTTCCCTTTAGGTGTCTCCATGGATCATCTGCTGCCATCTCACCCTAAAGCTAGCATCCTCTTAAGACACCCCAACCCTCTATATGTCTTTTTATTGGAACCTTCTCAATAGATCTACCTTTTTTCCTCCTGGCTGGCAGCGTCATATTCACTATCCTTTATCCAATATATGACACACAATATGTCTGCCTTTATTCTCTCTATCATATCAGCcagctctctccctttctcctaATTCCTACATTTAAAGTCCCTACTCACCACCTCCACACTCCTGCCTCTCCTTCTCCCCCTGCTGCCTCCTAACACCTTCACTCTCTTGTCTTCCTTTGTCTTTGGCCATCAGTGGCTCCATTTCCACTGGCACCCCACTGGCCAACAGCACCAGAGGCAGTTGTTAATAACCTGGACCCCAACCGATCCGGCATCTAAATCTTGTTCTTTttgatccacatgtttgatttggcaaagaTTTTAACCCAGATGCTCTTCCTTATTCAACCCTCCCCATTTATCCAGGCTATGGACCGGCACTGGGAGTATAATGGCTTTCAGTCGCATCTGGTTGGGGGTGGGGGTTCAAAATTCCCAAATTCTTTGCAATTCTGTCTCAAGAAAAATGATTCCAAATTCTGGAACTTTCtgtataatattttaaatttaatatgtGAGTTTAAATCATTTGAAAATCTGATTTTGTCGCTATTTTATCCAACAACTTTTGGTTTTACTACTCACAGGGTGTCACATTTATTGGAATCAAGGATTGAAGTAGATCCAAAGGTAGACTACAGTTCTTCTGCTTACTATGTTGGTTTTATTgctataatgttttttttttctttttatccttTTGTACCTTTACCCTGAAAATGTGGTACCCACCCCTGATTTGGGATCATAGATTTATATTGAGAAATGGGATGATGGATAAAGTTCACACTGATAATGCTTCACCATATGCATAATACAGTCAGTCGGTGCTCTATGGGGCTGTCCACAGTCACCCAGCAGTTCTTTCACCCGCGCCCCCACTTAAACCAAGAGACACAGTGTGGTACGAAAgatagtgtattttatttgtacttcTTATTTGTTACAGTGGAGACATAGACACAGTCACAGCAGCAGGAGTGGAAACAGCAGTGAGGGTGAGGTggggggaaagaaaaataaaaaacaaagctgttttgcttttgtttagcTTTTTTATGCCGCCCACCCAATCACCGTCTTTCACCATCTCTTTCTCTATTTACAAGACTTTTAAAATCGTGCTTTCCTCTTATTACTGTAACCTTTCCTTTCGTACCTGTGTTTAAGAGAGTGACAAAATAAAAGAGAGGGGTAGGCAAACTATTATAGCGCAGTACTCCCACTCTTTTACTGTGCACTCCTGGCCGGTACAAACAGAAGGAGGGATCCATTAAACACTCTGTGCCCGGTTGAGACTAACAGACCGCCGGGGCCAGACTGCTCGCCTGTTTCAAGCAAGTGACTGTGCATGCACCACAGCACCCAAGAGACGTTTTGACCAACCACACTGAACTGcatatgcatatatatgtaGGTATGATGCATGCACTGTTGGCCTCAACATAGGAGGACAGAATGAGTCATGGGTGAGGAGGGGAGGGAAAAGATGGAGGAAGAAGAGGCAGggacagagatagagagagcGTTTCGGTGTCacaagattattttttattgaaaataatCCCATGTTCCCCTGTTGgtactcacacacaaacacccccaCAGCCTCCCGTCCTCTCACTGAACATCTCGATAGAGGAGACAAGTCTATTCGTAAGAAGAAAGAGCCGACCCGGGCGCGAGTGTGTGCAAGGAGGATGTTTCATTggtggagaggaggaagaattAAGGGTATGAACAAGTGTGGGTTTCAACAGAGGTAAGAGATGTCGAGGATTTATTCCTCCTTGTCCTCTCCGTGTGTGATGACGTAGCAGATGTTCTTGTAGTCAACGTTGCCAGCCACATCAGGGGGGAAGGCAGCCCAGAGGTTCTTCATCTGCAGATGAAGAGGAAATGAAGAAATGAGTTACAGCCTGGCAAAAAACAAGGGCCAAATCGCGCTGCGAGTCAACGAGCAAAGTCCGATCAGCTCACCTCCTCAGCGGTGAACCTGTCGCACTGGGTGGTCAAGAGCTCCTCGAGGCTGGAGAGGGAAAACGCAGGAAATTTAAGATTAAGATGAAAGATTACAGTAGGAAGAGATCAGTGTAGTGATGGAAGATAAACGCGAATAAGCTTACAATTCCTTCTTGATGGTGCCAGTGGCCTCGGGGTCCAGGACCTTGAAAGCGCTCAGGATGACGTCCTCAGGATCAGCacctatgaaaacaaaaacatagaaaaaaataataattcagaACTATGTTAAGCACATAACATTAACTGTTTAGATAAATAACAACCATCACCTTACAGCGCCAAGTATTTTATGAAATAGAATACAAAGGACAACTGATATGTGCCAACACACCCTTCAGCTTCTCGCCGAACATTGTCAGGAACACGGTGAAGTTGATGGGGCCGCTGGCCTCCTTCACCATGGCCTCCAGCTCCTCATTCTTCACATTCAGCTGACCCATGGTGGCCAGCACGTCCCTGAGGTCGTCCTTGCTGATGATGCCATCTCTGTTCTGGTCGATGATTGTGAAAGCCTGGCGCAGACCGTGAGATTAGTCAGAGATTAGATCAGAGTTCAGGCAAACTTCAGCTAAAATAACACTTAATTAAAACCAGTGAAAACTGAGATTCTCACATTTCTCACAAGTCCTTATTATCCAGCTTGTTTTTCATGATTATTTGTGCAAGGCACTCTGCCaatgtaaatgtgtaaatgtggAGCAGTTAGCTCCTTCTCCTTCCACATAGGAGGGCGTATCACCCAATGAAACCAAAGATGGCATTGCAAACCTTTTGGGACTTGGCAGCTGGTCAGCCACTTGTCTTTCTAAGGTGTTAAAATGGCTTGGGAATGTGAGACAAGCCCCTTGCGACATTTAAGGAGAAGGTATTGATTGCAGCTGTCATCCTTTTGCCTTGTGACTAAATCTTATGACCATGTTACCAATGTTCTCTTTGCTTCTGAGGCCTCTTAAGGGCCTGCCAAGCTACTGTTGACATTGTATTGTCTTTCATTTAGATCTGTGTACTGAAGAAAACCCCTACAAATGAATCCTGATTTCTATAATCTACTGATAACGACACTATTTACCTTGTTGATCACAGTGCTAAAACCCCCAAATTCCTTCAGTTTCAACCCTGAGCTCCCCTTCCCCTGTGCACCAGCTGTTGGGCCACATTCCAGTGAGGTCACGGAGCGAGTGTCTCCGAGGAGAATTTTTAAGCTAGCATAGAGCAGAGGTAACTGCTGTCAACAGGAGAGCTCAAATTTACTGTCCTGCCGTGCTGATGAAGGCATTTCTTTTGCTGTTGTGCAGCTAAAGTGACGAGATCTATATCTTCTGATAGCTCTCTCACGTTACATTCAAGGTCATATGATAGAGTGCTCGGTTACATCACCACCTTAGAAGTTACTGATAGAAAGCTTGAGGTGTGATGAGGAAAAGGTTACCTCCTTGTACTCCTGAATCTGGCTCTGCTCGAACATGGAGAACACGTTGGAGGATCCACCCTCACCCTGCTGCTGCCTCCTCTTGGCTTTCTTGGGTGCCTGTGATATGATGTGAGGTGTAAGAAAATCCATACATGACATGACATGAACTAAAGAAGCAGATCCTGGTTAACTCTCAAAATCATCatatgaagaaaaataaataaatcaaatcaaatttattCCTGAATAAATTAAGCTTGGATTGGCAGTTTTGCCAGTTGAATCTATCTTTGGGGTAATGACTGAATTTATCCCCCtcttaaaaaaatcataaactTTGAAACAATCACCCAATTTATAAAACACTATGTAATGTGTTGAGGACTACAATAATAAGGAATAGGTCCTGCCGAACTTTAGCTCAAGGCAGCAGATAACACTAACACTGGGTCCAAATCCAAAAAACTGGCACTCCTTCAAGTTCACTTCATGGGATGTTGGTAGTCCAGATAGCAAATATCTTAAAGATACGCCCATCTCATCATTTTAATGTAGAGAACATcctaaagacttttttttaaacccactgAAGTGGCCACACTCACCATCTCTCAAGTTTGTGAGGTTGTTGTTGGTCAAGAAGAGAAGCCTACGCCAAGCCGATGTGACTGACATGTAGGTATTGAATGCCTGGGGTCTTATATACTAGCCCATAGGGGGCTAACTTTAGCCACACCATCAGGTTTGGCAGGAAAATAGAGCTGGGGTATAGtaagagaaagagggaggagcgaggaggtggctggggggATCGGTTTACTGATGATCCAAAATAGGCCGCAGAAGTCTTGGAATGAGGTGAATTCAATGCCAACAGTGACTTTGGTGTCATGTGTGGACTAATATGGACAGACGGGACACGCAGAGGGACAACTGAAACGTCCCCATTTTACTTACTGAGTCTTTGTCGTGGCTATTTCTGTCAACTTTATATATCTGTTGTGAGACTTCAAAGCCAAGTGTGTGATGGCAAAGCGTCGCTGCTTTACTGCCTTAATACAGACACAGATGGGACAGTTACCCCGCAGTCAGCACGGCCCGCTGCCTTCTATTAATTAATACTCCAGTGCTGCTCAATATCTCAGCAAACATTTCCTGAAGTCATCACCTGTCTAAATGATAGGTTTGATCTGAGGTTTGTGGCCATGGCCAGATCATTAGTGGCCATCAGGGTGTATAAACAGTTGTGAAACCTGAAAACAGTTGGCTGATGGACATTGGTCCAGGTCCAGCAATGACACACGACCACTGGGTCTCTGGAAAAAGTGACCGTGCATCAGTGAGAAATCCAAACAGTCCTTTTAATACTGCCTCAAGTAGCTGGAAATGCTCAGTGGAAAGAATAACATTGAAAGTGTTACTGGGAGGGGAACAAAATAGATCACAGAGGCCACCTTTACAGGGACTAAAGACAAAACAGGTGCTCATACCCAGGATAGTGaatcattttctctgttttactgATTCAAgtgtaagaaagaaaaaaagaaacaggcaaAATGATGATTGGACTAAATGACCAGCTTTACCGCCATGGGTGCACTAATTTGGGTTCCTCCTCGAGGTTCCCAGTATAGTTGCTTTAGGATAGGAGGACAGTGACCCACCCACTAAACCCCATATATGAGCTTCATTGGCTGGCCATCAATCACACAACTGTACAGCTTAGGTATGTATGTATTGGTATCCCGCGCTGGCGTGAAGCGATCCTGAGTCTTAGCTGGCTCGTGGGTGTAGCGTTTCACGTGGCAAAATATGACCTAAATTATCTGCAATGTTTTGTAATGATGGAAAACGAAGCGCCCGATTGGCAAGGAGGAGGCAAAAAATGTGTTGTATGTGAAGCCGATAAGCAGCCAGCTCAGTTGTAGGCTCGAAGGTTGAAAAAAGAAGCGATGCAGACACAGAAGGACCGAGCAAAGACTATGAAGACAAGACAGCTGTACAGACTGAAATAGCCCTGCTGCCCTCCTGCCATTCTGTTTCTCAGCCATTTCGACCCCCTTCTAAAATTTAGCAGACTTCACCCTTCTTGGTCTGCGTTGACCCCCAGCCAACTGTCAGTCCTTTTTTACCCTGTCACTGGTCAAATTGTTTAAATCTGTGAGGCAAAATGGACTCATTAGGTCATCAATAATAATAGAGCCCAAAAGGAAATGTTTCCTCGATCTGACAATTCCTGATTTAAAATGGAAATGTGGCCAACTTTCAGCTACAGATTAACTCAGACCTTTTTAATGGCTGGCAGATTTATTCCTTATAAACACGCCAGGTATTATCAGCTCTGAAGTAATGAAGCTGTTATTAATGAGCAAATTTTATATCACCGTTTGAcagtttctttccttctctgtcCTCGGTGAAATTTGTTCGGGCATGTTAagacaggggtgtcaaacataaggcctgggggATGAAATCGGCCTGCCAAAGACTCAAATCCAGCCCACTGGAAAGCTTTGTGCGAaggaaaaactctgtttttacaATGTgtccacagtaaaaaaaaatcaaccaaagaaatttacattttctgcGAATTAACAGAAGATTTCAGTCTAGTTTTAAGCTACCAGGATCCTTTCTGTaatttaacacatttatttcttacagtttaATCCCAAAGAGTCGTGCGgacacatttctttcatttgccacagcagcatttctttagtaaatgtgtagttaaacgtTAAAGGACAGAAAGGACAGTTTTACTGATCCAGCCTCCTTAAAATCAAAATGTGGTGTATGTGGCCCACAGTGTAACACAGACTTGACATCCCTGTCTTAAGAGAAAGGTTTTCACCTGAACTGGTTAGCCATAGTATGTCCAGTATAGAGACAGTAGACTAGCTGGAGCAGATGGAGGTCATATTTCAGGTGTGTGACTTTATAAAAATGCCAACTTAGGAAATAACATCATTGCAGTGACAAACAAAGGTTAATAAAACAGATGATCATAGATCATTTATTGACTAATCTATGAAAATGTAAGTAAAAGAGAAACAGCATGTTTCTGGAAGAAAACAAATATAACGatgcagacacagagggagaaaaTATAACTATACAACAACTATATATTACCGACACATTTCTGATCCAGTGCACGTATGCGTGATAAAGCTTCTCTATAAGTTAAGGGTTAGAAACAAAGGAAACTTTTATCATCCAAAATCTATCAAGTTTTCTTCCTGAACATTTGCACCGCCGTGTCCTTTCTTTGACCACATGGCAATCAGTTCCTTTACTTCCTTTCCATAATCTTCATGCAGCTGGTTAAAGTCGTACTCCCCAATCGTCTGAAATGGATCAAACATTGGCACGTTGGCATTCTTCTTCGGTCGCAGTTTGGGTGATTTCTTACTAGCCGTCTTGGATGAAATGGTAAGAGCTTGTAGGTTTGGACAGGAATTCGGGCTGGGTGCTGTTCCCAGCGCAGATGAGGTGCAGGTGTTTGAGGTCACAAAGACGGCAGCAGGCTGGACGGTGTTGAAATTTGGCATGACAAAAGGTTTGCTTGGTTGACTGGAGAGCGCACCCAATGCatctgaagaaaaaaagcagtgaaATATAGAAATTAAGGAGGTGAATGCACATGAACAGAAAGACAAAATCTGCTCATGCTGCATGTGTACGGCAGAAGTCCATCCACTTGCTCAATGACGCTTTGATCTAACCTTTAACTCTACAATCAGTGGGTGATCTCTTCAGGCTGTGGGCTCTGGAATACTGAGAATCTCTTACTGATCACTACATGCTCAGAAAATGTACACAAATAAAGCACTGTGTCatacataagataagataagataacctttattagtcccacatgtgggaaatttgttttgtcacagcaggaagtggacagtgcaaaagttatgaagcaaaaattagaataaaataaaataagaataaatacagtatacaactgtacagaatagaataaaataaaatactatatacagtagaataaaatagaataaaatatgcaataagataaaaatagaatacaagtgctatatacaactcagtaaaaatacaacgataccagaaaagattattgcacatgtgtgaatgtgtgtgttgatcagttggagtctttgttgtgcagtctgacagcagtggggaggaaagacctgcgaaatctctccgtcccacaccgtgggtgccgcagtctcccactgaaggagctgctcagtgctgtcacagtctcatgcatggggtgggagatgttgtccaacagggatgacagcttagccaccattctcctgtcactcacaacctccactgggtccagagggcatcctagaacagagctggccctgcagatcagcctgttcagtctcttcctgtccccagaagagatgctgccgccccagcagaccacaccataaaagatggctgaggttTACATGCTAAGCAAACAGGTGCTAA
This sequence is a window from Pelmatolapia mariae isolate MD_Pm_ZW linkage group LG8, Pm_UMD_F_2, whole genome shotgun sequence. Protein-coding genes within it:
- the pgap3 gene encoding post-GPI attachment to proteins factor 3; protein product: MRVVGFTPLSSGRAFVNPDGPRRTAMASVVSLRGTSVTLPAVVTVLLLLMSVTTVQSSQGDKEPVYRDCVKQCIRTNCTGARLNGFLSAQPQYMALTGWTCRDDCRYQCMWTTVGLYQAEGYRVPQFHGKWPFARFLCFEEPASALASLLNGLACLLMLLRYRSTVPRQSPMYHTINAFSLVSLNAWFWSTVFHTRDTYLTEKMDYFCATAVILYSIYLCCVRTLGLKRPGVSSMVGVLLILVFTSHVSYLTFVSFDYGYNMAANATIGMVNLLWWLCWCWQNRRTLPYWWKCGLVVVLLHGLALLELLDFPPLLWVLDAHAVWHLSTIPVHFLFYSFLIDDSLYLLNTEKLGVKVE
- the mylpfb gene encoding myosin regulatory light chain 2, skeletal muscle — encoded protein: MFEQSQIQEYKEAFTIIDQNRDGIISKDDLRDVLATMGQLNVKNEELEAMVKEASGPINFTVFLTMFGEKLKGADPEDVILSAFKVLDPEATGTIKKEFLEELLTTQCDRFTAEEMKNLWAAFPPDVAGNVDYKNICYVITHGEDKEE
- the LOC134633161 gene encoding sesquipedalian-1-like; the protein is MKIDEKVLSYFESCNSPVDKEGYLYKKGEIKTSYQKRWFVLKGNLLFYKDRQTDRDLIGVIVLEGCTVQLCESEENFAFSLVWREPGLRTYKFAAENQASQESWIKALLSASHSYLALLVVDMESKYRDALGALSSQPSKPFVMPNFNTVQPAAVFVTSNTCTSSALGTAPSPNSCPNLQALTISSKTASKKSPKLRPKKNANVPMFDPFQTIGEYDFNQLHEDYGKEVKELIAMWSKKGHGGANVQEENLIDFG